From the Streptococcus hyointestinalis genome, the window TCGGACTTTTCTAAGGCACGAAACTTATATTACCAACGCTCTGAAGCAACCTTATTCCAATGCCAAACTGGAAGCCACTAACAAGCTTATCAAAGACATCAAACGACAAGCGTTTGGCTTTCGTAACTTTAAGAACTTTAGAACCAAAATTCTCATCACTCTGAACATACAAAGAGAGAGAACGAAAATCGTTCTCTCTCGCACATAGCTTTTCATCACCCACTACAGTTGACAAAGAGCCATTAAAAGAGACAGGATTCCTGTCTCTTTTTTGATAGCTCATTTTTAAATCTAAAAAAGAGACGTTATAAAACGTCTCTTAGTTGCCTTATCACTCCGGCAGCAGGACTCGAACCTGCGACATCATGATTAACAGTCATGCGCTACTACCAACTGAGCTATGCCGGATAAATAAAAAACTGCCAAGCAGTTTTACTATAGTCCGTACGGGATTCGAACCCGTGTTACCGCCGTGAAAAGGCGGTGTCTTAACCCCTTGACCAACGGACCAGAAAAGGAACTGTCCTTATCACTCTTACTATTATAGCAGAAAAAAAGTTTTTGTCTAGCACTTTTTTGAAAAAAATTATTTTTTTCATTCTTTTTTCCTTATTGGAAAAAAGAGATGGCACAAATAGAGAGACCCTAAATGTTGCCACCTTTCTTTTCACGCTGTCAATCCCATTCAAGACTACTGCCAGAAAAATCCCGATTTTATTAGTCTCAAGCTCGTTGACACTGGTTATCCAATTTGTTACAATGACCTTGAAAAAGGACCTCTTATGATTGATCATTTTGGTATTAAGGTCAAAGACTTTACAAAAAGCAAGGATTTTTATCAAAAGGTTTTGCAACCTCTAGGCTATCAACTAGCAGCGAATTTTCCTCAAGCCGCTAGCTTTGTAGAGCCTAATGATTGTGACCCAATGGGTGATTTCTGGCTGAACCAAGGGAAAGCTGAGCCTCAGTACATTGCCTTTCATGCGGATACGCATGCTCAGGTCGATGCTTTTTATCAGGCAGGGCTAGCAGCAGGGGCTAAAAGTAATGGTGAGTCTGGCTTGCGTGAAAACTACCACCCTAACTACTATGCTGCCTACCTTATTGACCCTGATGGTAACAACATAGAAGCTGTTTGCCACAAAGAAAGACATTAACATCCTTTAAAAGCACCCATGAGTCAGCTCATCGGTGCTTTTTGATACTAGTCTATTTAGTTGCAAGCTTATTGACACTAGCGGGCAATTTTGTTAGAATAGTGTTGTTGTGGTTCCATAGCTCAGCTGGATAGAGCATTCGCCTTCTAAGCGAACGGTCGCAGGTTCGAATCCTGCTGGAATCATTTTTTTACTGCCCTTTATTTGTGATAAGGGCTACCTTGCTGAATCATAAAGGCTCGGTAAATCTGCTCGATAAGAACCAGCCGCATCAATTGATGTGGCAGGGTTAACTTGCCAAAGCTCACCAACTGGTGGGCTCTTTTTTTGACTTCAGGAGCTAAGCCAAGACTTCCTCCAATGATAAAAGTGAGAGTCGAGTAGCCACTTAATGTGGCATTGGCTAATGTTTGACTAAAGGTCTCAGAAGGAAATTGCTGTCCTTCGATCGCAAGCGCCATGACATACTCACGCTCAGAGATTTTGGCTAAGATACGCTCAGCCTCTTTTGCCATGATAGCTATTTTTTCTGCCTCACTCGCATTATCAGGTGTCTTTTCATCTGGCAGCTCAATCAGCTCTAATTTGGTAAAACGACTGAGACGTTTGCTATACTCTGCTATACCTTCTTTGAGGTATTTTTCTTTTAGTTTTCCGACGGTGATGATTTTTACTTTCATACTTTTATTTTACCATATAAACAGGAAATAAACAGCTTTTCCACAAGTGGAAAAGTATTTTTAGGAGCTAGAAGTGGCATAACAGCGTAAGAAATCCTCAAACTCATTTATTATCCACAGC encodes:
- the rlmH gene encoding 23S rRNA (pseudouridine(1915)-N(3))-methyltransferase RlmH, yielding MKVKIITVGKLKEKYLKEGIAEYSKRLSRFTKLELIELPDEKTPDNASEAEKIAIMAKEAERILAKISEREYVMALAIEGQQFPSETFSQTLANATLSGYSTLTFIIGGSLGLAPEVKKRAHQLVSFGKLTLPHQLMRLVLIEQIYRAFMIQQGSPYHK
- a CDS encoding VOC family protein; its protein translation is MIDHFGIKVKDFTKSKDFYQKVLQPLGYQLAANFPQAASFVEPNDCDPMGDFWLNQGKAEPQYIAFHADTHAQVDAFYQAGLAAGAKSNGESGLRENYHPNYYAAYLIDPDGNNIEAVCHKERH